A single region of the Triticum dicoccoides isolate Atlit2015 ecotype Zavitan chromosome 2B, WEW_v2.0, whole genome shotgun sequence genome encodes:
- the LOC119368897 gene encoding probable ubiquitin-conjugating enzyme E2 24 — protein sequence MDVAVAVAAPTTNLYGQDLVSFQSKLGILAPSTWLSHPADELLMLGIDGLPFTKEAGDTDIALVDRSFLHVGQAVVSASDVGGQIGVVTGVTTTLDLVDRGGEATGEVIGGLPPSAVRRVRALSLGDYIVSGQGQWLDRVVEVSLDVDVVFDDGAICRVTDAESPTMQLWPAESTPGLHRQQTNVTFYPGQRVTSGDPSVVFRGARWLSGHWRTRHEVGTVTKVEMAGVLVHWIASAYGDTDEQFHHESAPPAYQNPENLTYFCCAYECSWGPSPPSLTAPVDKEERFYRKQLRKPMFVRHRGRARRGYQPPEPLRTMTVSRTRTTVDVLWQDGTRQHGVPSTSLNPFEMMNEHQVFPGQYVIDAREDDDFTAESTERLIGVVRNLNSKDHTAHAASGWWEVECDDDKAVSVYDLGRDPDHSVFYGDVVVRTLSSNVSGNNARQPQVLDLSWVGRVVDLSDGHIQVKWGNDTTSMVLPHEITVTSKEHYSELQAEMGDWLEEDSVDNHQESGAADVDNDPTDARNIQGARVEDGGSSANESDGHAAMRTNRLGGGIQSMIRSVIQVLARAKLYLVNHTSTSISDLPAATMHNVVEVSAHVAVGGSQVDPSIEGAVTEVVFSPMTRSDENGDGDVEDAVRSGEATTGDDDTLKFPNFDVVQSPPDHHYLETMDQGSSNGGKSWVKTVQKEWKILEDSLPDTIYVRAYEDRMDLLRAAMVGVSGTPYQHGLFFFDLQLPPSYPAVPPQVYYRSFGLRLNPNLYPSGTVCLSLLNTFGGEGTEVWSPGTSSLLQVVVSLQALVLNGQPYYNEAGHETLVDTPEGRRNALPYSENAFLLTLRTALHLLRQPPRGFEGFVTDHFRQRGRHVLMACEAYLRGCIHADEAGMELPCSTGFRIALANLVPRLVAAFTNMGTQG from the exons ATGGACGTCGCCGTCGCGGTCGCCGCACCTACAACTAATCTTTACGGGCAAGACCTCGTGAGTTTCCAGTCGAAGCTTGGCATTCTCGCTCCGTCCACCTGGCTGTCTCACCCCGCCGACGAGCTTTTAATGCTCGGCATCGACGGCTTGCCTTTCACCAAGGAGGCTGGCGACACCGACATCGCCCTCGTCGATCGGAGTTTTCTCCATGTCGGACAGGCCGTGGTATCGGCATCGGACGTCGGCGGCCAGATCGGCGTCGTCACCGGCGTCACCACAACGCTCGACCTCGTGGACCGTGGCGGCGAGGCGACAGGGGAAGTCATCGGGGGCCTGCCGCCCTCTGCTGTGCGGCGTGTCAGGGCGCTCAGCCTCGGGGATTACATCGTGTCTGGGCAAGGGCAGTGGCTGGACCGCGTGGTTGAGGTGTCCCTAGACGTGGACGTCGTGTTCGACGACGGCGCTATCTGCAGGGTCACGGACGCCGAGTCCCCAACCATGCAGCTATGGCCGGCGGAGAGCACACCTGGTCTTCACCGCCAACAGACGAACGTCACCTTCTACCCGGGGCAGCGCGTCACCTCCGGTGACCCCTCAGTCGTCTTCAGAGGGGCGCGGTGGCTAAGTGGCCACTGGAGGACGAGGCATGAAGTGGGgacggtgaccaaggtggagatggCCGGCGTCCTTGTCCACTGGATCGCGTCCGCGTACGGGGACACCGACGAGCAATTCCACCACGAGTCCGCTCCTCCAGCTTACCAAAACCCTGAGAACCTAACGTATTTCTGCTGCGCGTACGAGTGCAGCTGGGGA CCGTCGCCGCCGTCATTAACCGCTCCAGTGGACAAGGAGGAGAGATTCTACCGCAAACAGCTGAGGAAGCCCATGTTCGTACGGCATAGGGGGCGGGCGCGACGAGGCTACCAGCCGCCGGAACCGCTGCGCACCATGACCGTCTCCCGCACTCGCACCACCGTCGATGTGTTGTGGCAGGACGGCACGCGACAACACGGGGTGCCGTCGACGTCCCTCAACCCCTTCGAGATGATGAACGAGCACCAGGTCTTCCCTGGGCAGTATGTCATCGACGCTCGAGAAGACGACGACTTCACGGCGGAATCAACCGAGCGGCTTATCGGTGTCGTCAGGAATCTAAATTCCAAGGACCACACGGCGCATGCGGCGTCCGGATGGTGGGAGGTGGAATGCGACGACGACAAGGCCGTTAGTGTGTATGATCTAGGCAGGGACCCTGACCACTCCGTTTTCTATGGGGACGTCGTTGTTCGTACACTATCATCAAACGTGAGTGGAAATAATGCACGGCAACCACAGGTCCTCGATCTGTCATGGGTTGGTCGTGTTGTTGACTTGAGTGACGGCCACATCCAAGTCAAGTGGGGCAACGACACCACGTCAATG GTATTACCCCATGAGATCACTGTTACCAGCAAGGAACACTACAGCGAACTGCAGGCTGAAATGGGCGACTGGCTGGAGGAGGACAGCGTTGATAATCATCAAGAATCTGGTGCTGCTGATGTG GACAATGATCCAACAGATGCTAGGAACATCCAAGGAGCGAGGGTTGAAGACGGTGGCAGTTCTGCTAATGAATCAGATGGTCATGCCGCTATGAGAACAAACCGGTTGGGTGGTGGCATCCAGTCCATGATCCGGTCGGTGATTCAAGTGTTGGCTCGAGCCAAGTTGTATCTTGTCAATCACACATCGACGTCAATCTCGGATTTGCCAGCTGCGACCATGCACAATGTTGTTGAAGTGTCTGCGCATGTAGCCGTGGGTGGTAGTCAGGTAGATCCTAGCATCGAGGGCGCTGTCACGGAGGTCGTCTTTTCTCCAATGACAAGAAGCGATGAGAATGGCGACGGTGATGTCGAGGATGCGGTGAGGTCGGGAGAAGCCACCACTGGTGACGATGACACGTTAAAATTCCCAAACTTTGACGTAGTGCAGAGTCCTCCGGACCACCATTACCTTGAGACCATGGAC CAGGGCAGCAGTAACGGAGGAAAAAGTTGGGTTAAGACGGTTCAGAAAGAGTGGAAAATACTCGAGGATAGCTTACCAG ATACCATCTACGTGCGGGCGTACGAGGACCGGATGGACCTGCTCCGGGCGGCCATGGTGGGCGTCAGCGGGACGCCGTACCAGCATGGGCTCTTCTTCTTCGACCTGCAGCTGCCGCCCTCCTATCCTGCCGTGCCACCCCAGGTGTACTATCGCTCCTTCGGCCTCCGCCTGAACCCAAACCTATACCCCTCCGGCACAGTGTGCCTCAGTCTGCTAAACACCTTCGGCGGCGAGGGCACCGAGGTCTGGTCGCCGGGGACGTCAAGCCTGCTCCAGGTTGTCGTCTCCCTCCAGGCGCTCGTCCTCAACGGCCAGCCTTACTACAACGAGGCCGGCCACGAGACACTGGTCGACACGCCGGAGGGCCGCCGCAATGCACTGCCCTACAGCGAGAATGCCTTTCTACTTACTCTCCGAACCGCGCTGCACCTGCTTCGTCAGCCGCCGCGAGGCTTTGAAGGGTTCGTCACGGACCACTTCCGCCAGCGGGGGAGGCACGTGCTCATGGCGTGCGAGGCGTACCTGCGGGGATGCATTCATGCCGATGAAGCGGGCATGGAGCTGCCTTGCTCCACTGGCTTCAGGATCGCGCTTGCCAACTTGGTGCCTAGACTCGTGGCCGCCTTCACAAACATGGGCACTCAAGGGTAG